DNA from Pseudodesulfovibrio senegalensis:
TGCCCATGACCTTGGAAAGCGTCTTGCCCACGGCCCGGACCAGCTTGGCGTTCTTTGCTTCGTTGTCGGCCATGTCCTGGCGAATCAGTGAAAAGGCTTCCTTGACGTCCTTGGGCAGGGCTTCCTTGCCCAGCAGCTTCTTGATGTCCGCGGTGAATTCCTCGGACGCGTTCACTGCCGCGGCAAAGGATTCCACCTCGCCCTTGGTGAGCAGAAGCTTCTTGTTTTCGGGCAGGGTCTCCAGCTTTTGGGCAATGGCCTGCATGGCCTCGGAGCCTTCACCGTTCATGAATTGCTTCATGAGCTTGGCGGATTCCTTTTCGGTGAAGCCGAGCTTGCCCAGGAAGGATGCGAGTTCCTTTTGCTGATCGTCGGAAAGTTCGACCTTGCTGTTTTCCTTGATCCTGTTTTCAAGCTGCTGCGTGAATTCGCCCCAGGTCAGGCCTTCTTCACTGTTGATCTGTTCTTCGATTTCCTGAATTTCGGATTCGCTCAGCCCGTATTCTTCAAGGTCGTCACGCATTTCCTCAAGGTCATCCTCGGTCATGCGTTCGTCTTCGGGAGCGGTTTCGGGTTCTTCATGCACGGACTTTTCCGCGGGTTCGAGAGGTTCCGCGGTTTTGGGCGTGGAGTTGGAAGCGACTTCCGGTGCGGCCTCGTGCATGTGGGAATCCGTGGAGACCGGAGCCGTGGCCAGTTCCTTGTCCACGAGCGCATCGTGCTGTTCGAATATCTCGTCAAACAGTTCGTCCCGGTGGGCCTTGTTCAGGTCCGCTTCGGGCGCTTGCTGGTTCGACTGCTTTTCGACCAGTTCCGAGAACGTATCCTTGGCGTCGCGAGCATCACCGGCCACTTTCTTGGCCAGTTTCGGGGCGCTTTGCGGAAAATTCATGTCCTCGAGATACGGAATGTTTTGCATGGTAGACTCCTTGGCTCTGTTTTATTCAAAGGTCGTGCCAAAGAAATCTTTATGTATCTTGAGTTGTTAGCGGTAGTGTGGGGAGGGAAGTATTTGCCTGGGGCGTTTTTTCGGGCGCAGCGCCCGGGTCAGGACGAGCGGCCGCGCAGCTCGTTTTCAATGCGGTCCGCGTCCCGGGCATTGAGTTCCACCATGCGTCGCAGGTGGGTGAAGCTTTCCGGCCCCATGGACCGGAAGCGGATGGCGGTTCCCTGCTCGGTGGTGCGGACTATTTCGCCCTCGATGGCAATGCGTACGCCCGAAGCCAGCGGGATGATCAGCGAGCAGGCAAGGCCGGATTCAAAGGTTTCCAGCCCGCGGCACAGGGCGCCGTTCATGCTCAGGTTGCTGGTGACCACGGGCGTGACCACGCCGTCCGCCTCGATGAAGGCCTCGATGCCCATGTGCACGCGGCTGCGCTTGCGGTGTTCCGGGCGGAGCCGTTTGCGAATGCTGTCGAACCATTTGCGTATCATGGCGGTATCGTATCATGGGGCGGCCGTGGCCGCCCATTAGATTTCGTTACAACTCTATTTCACTTCTTCGATGACCTTGAGGTCTTCGCGCTTGATGGTCACGGCCATGCCTTTTTCGTTTTCAAAGGAATAGGTCTGGGACTTCTTATCGTATTCGGGCTGCTCGCTCGTGGTGTAGACGTCGCCGTCCGTGGTTTTCACCTGATAGGATTTGGAGCCGCATCCGGTTGCCGCCAACAGGAACAGGCACAGGAGCAGGGTCGTGCACAGGGTTTTCATGATGCCTCCGAAAAAGGTTGTTTGTATATGCCCTGTTCATACGGCGTTTTTCGCCCTGTGCGCAACATGTTTAGACGCTGTTTCAATCCTGCTTGAGGAACCGTCCGGTCGGTTTTTTGGGCATGGCGGCTTTTCTTTGTATGAGAATATGGTATAGCTTGGCCTATGAAGTCTCGCCGGGGCGGGCTGCTAGTATAAACGGAGGAAGCCGTCATGACCTCGAGTGAATCCGTATGGGATTTGTATAACAAGTTTCGGGACGTTCGTTTCAGCAAGAAGGTGTATACGGCCATCAGGACCAAATACGAGCGCAGGGATCGGTTTATTCAGATATTCATGCTCGTGGCGGCTCCGTCGTCCGCTGTTTCCGGCTGGTTCATCTGGCAGTCCCCTTTGGGAAAATATGCCTGGGTGCTGACCAGCGGGCTGGCGTCGATCGCTGCCGCCGTGCATCCTCTTCTGGGTATGCAGGCCAAGATTAGGGCGAGTCACGGTCTGGTCGTTCAGTACATGGAATATGAGGAGGATCTGGACCGCATCATCCGTTCCGTGCGTTCCACCGGGAGATACACGGAAAAACACGCTGCCGAACTGGAGTCGTGCATAGACAGACGGCGCTGCCTTTGCGACTGCGAGGCGGGATTCAGCCCCGGAAAGCGTTTGCGGGACCAGTGTTTCGCACAGGTTTGCCAAGAACTGCCCCCGGACGTCTTTTTTGTTCCGGTCATGGCCGGGGAGGACGGGGATTCTCCTGCTGAACAGCCAGAACCCCCACGGGAAAAGCCTGAGCCGCCCCGGAAAAAACCCGCAGTGCCAC
Protein-coding regions in this window:
- a CDS encoding PilZ domain-containing protein codes for the protein MIRKWFDSIRKRLRPEHRKRSRVHMGIEAFIEADGVVTPVVTSNLSMNGALCRGLETFESGLACSLIIPLASGVRIAIEGEIVRTTEQGTAIRFRSMGPESFTHLRRMVELNARDADRIENELRGRSS
- a CDS encoding YgdI/YgdR family lipoprotein, which produces MKTLCTTLLLCLFLLAATGCGSKSYQVKTTDGDVYTTSEQPEYDKKSQTYSFENEKGMAVTIKREDLKVIEEVK